ATCAACCTCATCAAATATCACCGTAGGCACAGCAGAATCTTGGTAAATGACCGATTGTATCGCAAGCGATATTCGAGAAAGTTCCCCCCCAGACGCGACCTTACCCACAGGCTTGGCCTCTAAGCCTGGATTAGTCGATACGTAAAACTCAACCTGTTCAAGACCAGCCAAACCAGGCTCGCTTTTGGGGATGAGCCGAGCCTCAAACCGAACACCAGACATGGCCAAATCCGTGAGCGCAGCATTAACCTTTTGCGTCATTTCGGCTGCTGCCTTTGCTCGATCCGAGCTCAACTTTCGAGCCACTTTGAGGTAATCCTCTTGAGCAATAGTTTCTGCTTTTTGAAGTTCATCAGCATCCGTAATCACAGCTAACTGCTTAAGCTCAAGCTCTACGTTCGATCTCAGCTGAAACAATTCTTCTGGAGAAACGCCATATTTACGAGCACATCTTTGGACGTCAGCAATCCTTTTCTCTAAAAGCTCGGCCATACCCGGGTCAACATCTAAGGATTCCGCGTATCGACGAAGATCCCGATTAAACTCGGACAGCTGAATCTCTAAGCTATCAAGATCTTTTAACATCTCACCAATCTGAATATCAACTTCAGCCACCCGATCAAGCTTCGATCGAACGTCGGCGAGAATGGAGAGAATATTTTGGTCACCATTGCCGAGCAAATGAACAGATTCGCTAGCCGCACTGATTAGCTCGCTGAGGTTACTCAATTTACGGTGTTGATCAACCGTGTGACACCACTCTTGTGGAGAAAAATCTAACGCATATAAATCTTTTTGTGTATCCAGCAATCCCTCTACTTTTTGCTTTAATGCATCGGCCTGCTCTAGATATTCAGATAATTGCGCCTTCACAGACCGCCAAT
The DNA window shown above is from Pseudomonadota bacterium and carries:
- the recN gene encoding DNA repair protein RecN, giving the protein MLNRLTVKDYVLIDSVELELGRGFTVLTGETGAGKSIVLGAISLILGGRSDVGSIRAGANRADIVAEFDVSSLPHVFSFLEESDLGSEDCVLRRVIDTVGRSRAWINGVPVTVKQLKDLGALLVDIHGQHEHYSLVDVSSHYKVLDRFGHLSESVRLVEERWQYWRSVKAQLSEYLEQADALKQKVEGLLDTQKDLYALDFSPQEWCHTVDQHRKLSNLSELISAASESVHLLGNGDQNILSILADVRSKLDRVAEVDIQIGEMLKDLDSLEIQLSEFNRDLRRYAESLDVDPGMAELLEKRIADVQRCARKYGVSPEELFQLRSNVELELKQLAVITDADELQKAETIAQEDYLKVARKLSSDRAKAAAEMTQKVNAALTDLAMSGVRFEARLIPKSEPGLAGLEQVEFYVSTNPGLEAKPVGKVASGGELSRISLAIQSVIYQDSAVPTVIFDEVDSGVGGAVAEIVGRMLKAVGENAQVLCVTHLPQVAALADTHWRVTKVQSESVSSTLLQRLQRKECVDEIARMLAGEVISEHAKAHARELIKLGVR